A portion of the Rhodopseudomonas sp. BAL398 genome contains these proteins:
- the nuoN gene encoding NADH-quinone oxidoreductase subunit NuoN: protein MNFDAAGYSLLPILPEIVLVIGAMLLLMLGAYRGAQTTRLVTTLAIVLLVVTGGLELMLPAGRLVTFGGSFIVDDFARFLKILALIGSAATLILSAEIVADPSRRMFEYAILVLLSSAGMMLLISAGDLIMLYLGLELMSLALYVVAASNRSDPKSNEAGLKYFVLGALSSGMLLYGASLIYGFTGTVSFAGIAAVAKDGNVGLVFGLVFLFAGLCFKVSAVPFHMWTPDVYEGAPTPVTAFFASAPKVAGLAIFTRVALTAFPGIVPQWQQIIVFVAIASMALGSFAAIAQTNIKRLMAYSAIGHIGFALVGLAAGTVEGAQGVLVYISIYVAMTLGTFAVILAMKRGGLHVENIRDFAGLSRTNPALAFVFAMLLFSMAGVPPLAGFFAKFYVFVAAIKAGLFTLAVIGVVTSVVSAFYYLTIVKVMYFDEPAPGIDPVRMELRTVLAVAGVFNILFFVYPAPLVSAASVAAKSLF from the coding sequence ATGAATTTTGATGCCGCCGGCTATTCGCTGCTACCCATCCTGCCGGAGATCGTGCTGGTGATCGGCGCCATGCTGCTGTTGATGCTCGGCGCCTATCGCGGGGCACAGACGACGCGGCTGGTCACCACGCTGGCGATCGTCCTGCTGGTGGTGACCGGCGGCCTCGAACTGATGCTGCCGGCCGGCAGACTGGTGACGTTCGGCGGCAGCTTCATCGTCGATGACTTCGCCCGGTTCCTCAAGATCCTAGCGCTGATCGGCTCTGCCGCGACGCTGATCCTGTCGGCGGAGATTGTCGCCGATCCGTCGCGCCGGATGTTCGAATATGCGATCCTGGTGCTGCTGTCCTCGGCCGGCATGATGCTGCTGATTTCGGCCGGCGACCTGATCATGCTCTATCTCGGCCTCGAACTGATGAGTCTCGCGCTCTATGTGGTGGCGGCGAGTAATCGCTCGGATCCGAAATCCAACGAGGCCGGCCTGAAGTATTTCGTGCTCGGCGCGCTGTCGTCCGGGATGCTGCTATACGGCGCCTCGCTGATCTACGGCTTCACCGGCACCGTCAGCTTCGCCGGCATCGCCGCGGTCGCCAAGGACGGCAATGTCGGCCTGGTGTTCGGTCTGGTGTTCCTGTTTGCCGGCCTGTGCTTCAAGGTCTCGGCGGTGCCGTTCCATATGTGGACGCCCGACGTCTATGAGGGCGCGCCGACCCCGGTCACCGCGTTCTTCGCCTCGGCGCCGAAGGTCGCGGGTCTGGCGATCTTTACCCGGGTGGCGCTCACCGCCTTTCCCGGCATCGTCCCGCAATGGCAGCAGATCATCGTTTTCGTGGCGATCGCCTCGATGGCGCTGGGCTCGTTCGCGGCGATCGCGCAGACCAACATCAAACGCCTGATGGCCTATTCGGCGATCGGCCATATCGGCTTCGCGCTGGTGGGGCTGGCCGCCGGGACGGTGGAAGGCGCGCAGGGCGTGCTGGTCTATATCTCGATCTATGTCGCGATGACGCTCGGCACTTTCGCGGTGATCCTGGCGATGAAGCGGGGCGGCCTGCACGTCGAGAACATCCGGGATTTCGCCGGCCTGTCGCGCACCAATCCGGCGCTGGCGTTCGTCTTCGCGATGTTGCTGTTTTCGATGGCGGGGGTTCCGCCCTTGGCCGGGTTCTTCGCCAAGTTCTACGTGTTTGTCGCGGCCATCAAGGCCGGGCTGTTCACACTTGCGGTGATCGGCGTGGTGACCAGCGTGGTGAGCGCCTTTTATTATCTGACCATCGTCAAGGTGATGTATTTCGACGAGCCGGCGCCGGGCATCGATCCGGTGCGGATGGAGCTGCGCACCGTGCTCGCTGTCGCGGGCGTGTTCAACATCCTGTTCTTCGTGTATCCGGCGCCGCTGGTGAGCGCCGCGTCGGTGGCTGCCAAGTCGCTGTTCTAG
- the nuoK gene encoding NADH-quinone oxidoreductase subunit NuoK, translated as MTDALTTIGLGHFLSVAAILFTLGTLGIFLNRKNVIIILMSIELMLLAVNINLVAFSSYLNDIVGQVFALLVLTVAAAEAAIGLAVLVVYFRNRGSIAVEDINLMKG; from the coding sequence ATGACGGATGCCTTGACGACCATCGGCCTGGGGCACTTCCTCTCGGTCGCCGCCATCCTGTTCACCCTCGGCACGCTCGGGATCTTCCTGAACCGCAAGAATGTGATCATCATCCTGATGTCGATCGAGCTGATGCTGCTCGCGGTCAACATCAATCTGGTGGCGTTTTCCAGCTATCTGAACGACATCGTCGGACAGGTGTTCGCCTTGCTGGTGCTCACGGTGGCCGCGGCGGAAGCGGCGATCGGCCTTGCGGTGCTGGTGGTGTATTTCCGCAACCGCGGTTCGATCGCGGTTGAAGACATCAACTTGATGAAGGGCTAG
- a CDS encoding NADH-quinone oxidoreductase subunit M, with amino-acid sequence MTTWPVLSVVTFLPLVGAVLVYLLARGSDEAANRNARWIALWTTLITFAVSLILVMRFDQSNPDFQFVEKAPWIANAITYHMGVDGISLPFVILTTALMPFCIIASWKSIKLRVREYMIAFLFLETLMIGTFSALDLVLFYLFFEGGLIPMFLIIGVWGGPRRVYASFKFFLYTLLGSVLMLLAIMALYLNAGTTDIPTLMHTAVPRGLQTWAWLAFFASFAVKMPMWPVHTWLPDAHVEAPTAGSVVLAAIMLKMGGYGFLRFSLPMFPDASLYFTPFMFALSVIAIVYTSLVALMQEDIKKLIAYSSVAHMGFVTMGIFAGTTQGVAGGVFQMISHGIVSGALFLCVGIVYDRLHTREIAAYGGLVNRMPLYALVFMVFTMANVGLPGTSGFVGEFLTLIGTFKVSLPTAMVATLGVILSAAYALWLYRKVIFGALVKPSLASIKDLTLRESIMLAPLVILTLLFGVYPKPVLDMSAASVQLLVTNYAAATSAVKAAALLH; translated from the coding sequence ATGACGACCTGGCCCGTTCTTTCCGTCGTCACTTTCCTGCCGCTGGTCGGCGCCGTGCTGGTGTACCTGCTGGCGCGCGGCAGTGACGAGGCCGCCAACCGCAATGCGCGCTGGATCGCGCTGTGGACCACGCTGATCACCTTCGCGGTGTCGCTGATCCTCGTGATGCGGTTCGACCAGAGCAATCCGGACTTCCAATTCGTCGAAAAGGCGCCGTGGATCGCCAACGCCATCACCTATCATATGGGTGTGGACGGCATTTCGCTGCCCTTCGTGATCCTGACCACGGCGTTGATGCCGTTCTGCATCATCGCCAGCTGGAAATCGATCAAGCTGCGGGTGCGCGAATATATGATCGCGTTCCTGTTCCTCGAAACGCTGATGATCGGCACCTTCTCGGCGCTGGATCTGGTGCTGTTCTATCTGTTCTTCGAGGGCGGCCTGATCCCGATGTTCCTGATCATCGGGGTGTGGGGCGGTCCGCGCCGGGTCTATGCCTCGTTCAAATTCTTCCTCTACACGCTGCTCGGCTCGGTGTTGATGCTGCTGGCGATCATGGCGCTGTACCTGAACGCCGGCACCACCGACATTCCGACGCTGATGCATACGGCCGTGCCGCGTGGGTTGCAGACCTGGGCGTGGCTGGCGTTCTTCGCGTCCTTCGCCGTGAAGATGCCGATGTGGCCGGTGCACACCTGGCTGCCGGACGCCCATGTCGAGGCACCGACCGCGGGCTCCGTGGTGCTGGCGGCGATCATGCTGAAGATGGGCGGGTACGGCTTCCTGCGGTTCTCGCTGCCGATGTTTCCGGATGCGTCGCTGTATTTCACGCCGTTCATGTTCGCCCTGTCGGTGATCGCGATCGTCTACACCTCGCTGGTCGCGCTGATGCAGGAAGACATCAAGAAGCTGATCGCCTATTCGTCGGTGGCCCATATGGGCTTCGTCACCATGGGGATCTTCGCCGGGACCACCCAGGGCGTCGCCGGCGGCGTGTTCCAGATGATCTCGCACGGCATCGTGTCGGGCGCGCTGTTCCTCTGCGTCGGCATCGTCTACGACCGCCTGCATACCCGCGAGATTGCCGCCTATGGCGGGCTGGTCAACCGGATGCCGCTCTATGCGCTGGTGTTCATGGTGTTCACCATGGCCAATGTCGGGCTGCCGGGCACCTCCGGTTTCGTCGGCGAATTTTTGACGCTGATCGGCACCTTCAAGGTCTCGCTGCCGACCGCGATGGTGGCCACGCTGGGCGTGATCCTGTCGGCGGCCTATGCATTGTGGTTGTACCGCAAGGTGATCTTCGGGGCGCTGGTGAAGCCGTCACTGGCCAGCATCAAGGACCTGACCTTGCGTGAAAGCATCATGCTGGCGCCGCTGGTCATCCTCACCCTTCTGTTCGGCGTCTATCCGAAGCCCGTGCTCGACATGTCGGCGGCTTCGGTGCAACTCCTCGTCACCAATTACGCTGCCGCGACCTCTGCCGTGAAGGCAGCGGCGCTGCTGCATTAA
- the nuoG gene encoding NADH-quinone oxidoreductase subunit NuoG — translation MIKLIVDGNEIEVPPDYTLLQACEAAGAEIPRFCYHERLSIAGNCRMCLVEVKGTPKPVASCAWGVRDCRPGPKGEPPEISTRSPMVKKAREGVMEFLLINHPLDCPICDQGGECDLQDQAMGYGVDSSRFAENKRAVEDKYLGVLVKTSMNRCIQCTRCVRFASEVCGLPEMGATGRGEDMEITTYLESALTSELQGNLVDICPVGALTSKPYAFAARPWELGKTQSIDVMDALGSAIRVDTRGREVMRILPRVNEAVNEEWISDKTRHIVDGLRTQRLDRPYIREAGKLRAASWAEAFGAIAAKLGQVDGKRIGAIAGDLAAVEEMFALKQLMTMLGSANIAAQKVAAFDPKAGRASYIFNPTIAGIEQADALLIVGANPRKEAAVFNARIRKRWRSGALKIGVIGEQADLTYQYDYLGAGVDSLSDLAAGKNDFAEVLKNAKNPIILVGASALARHDAAAVLAQAAKLALDLGAVKDGWNGFGVLHGAASSVGALDVGFAPGDSGLTAAQMITVGTLDVLFSLGADEIMVPDDVFVVYIGTHGDRGAHRADVILPGAAYTEKSGLYVNTEGRVQIAERAAFPPGEAREDWAILRALSEAIGHKLPYDSQSALRKALFGAVPHLMRVDQIEAGDAGGIRALAARGGKVEKSPFRPAIDDYYMTNPIARASAVMAECSRLASGQMLTAAE, via the coding sequence ATGATCAAACTCATCGTCGACGGCAATGAAATCGAAGTCCCGCCGGACTACACGCTGCTGCAGGCCTGCGAGGCCGCGGGCGCCGAGATTCCGCGGTTCTGCTACCATGAGCGGCTGTCGATCGCCGGCAATTGCCGGATGTGTCTGGTCGAGGTGAAGGGCACGCCGAAGCCGGTGGCGAGCTGCGCCTGGGGCGTGCGCGATTGCCGTCCGGGTCCGAAGGGCGAGCCGCCGGAAATCTCGACCCGTTCGCCGATGGTCAAGAAGGCGCGCGAAGGCGTGATGGAATTCCTGCTGATCAATCATCCGCTGGATTGCCCGATCTGCGATCAGGGCGGCGAATGCGACCTGCAGGACCAGGCGATGGGCTACGGCGTCGATTCCAGCCGCTTTGCAGAGAACAAGCGCGCGGTCGAGGACAAATATCTCGGCGTCCTGGTCAAGACCTCGATGAACCGCTGCATCCAGTGCACCCGCTGCGTGCGCTTCGCCTCCGAAGTCTGCGGGCTGCCCGAAATGGGCGCCACCGGCCGCGGCGAGGATATGGAGATCACCACCTATCTCGAAAGCGCGCTGACCTCGGAATTGCAGGGCAATCTGGTCGACATCTGTCCGGTCGGGGCGCTGACCTCGAAGCCCTATGCGTTCGCCGCACGGCCTTGGGAGCTCGGCAAGACCCAGTCGATCGACGTGATGGACGCGCTCGGCTCGGCGATCCGGGTCGACACCCGCGGCCGCGAAGTGATGCGGATTCTGCCGCGCGTCAACGAGGCGGTGAACGAGGAGTGGATCTCCGACAAGACCCGCCACATCGTCGACGGATTGCGCACCCAGCGGCTCGATCGGCCCTATATCCGAGAAGCCGGCAAGTTGCGCGCGGCGTCGTGGGCGGAAGCGTTCGGCGCGATCGCCGCCAAGCTCGGCCAGGTCGATGGCAAGCGGATCGGCGCGATCGCCGGCGATCTTGCCGCCGTGGAAGAGATGTTCGCGCTGAAGCAGCTGATGACCATGCTGGGCTCGGCCAACATCGCCGCGCAGAAAGTCGCGGCGTTCGATCCCAAGGCGGGCCGGGCGTCCTACATCTTCAATCCGACCATCGCCGGCATCGAGCAGGCCGACGCGCTGCTGATCGTGGGCGCCAATCCGCGCAAGGAAGCCGCCGTCTTCAACGCCCGGATCCGCAAGCGCTGGCGCAGCGGCGCGCTGAAAATCGGCGTGATCGGCGAACAGGCCGATCTGACCTACCAATATGATTATCTCGGCGCTGGCGTGGATTCGCTGAGCGATCTCGCCGCCGGCAAGAACGATTTCGCCGAGGTGCTGAAGAACGCCAAAAACCCGATCATTCTGGTCGGCGCGTCGGCGCTGGCGCGGCACGACGCCGCCGCGGTGCTGGCGCAGGCAGCGAAACTGGCGCTGGATCTGGGCGCGGTGAAGGATGGCTGGAACGGCTTCGGCGTGCTGCATGGCGCGGCTTCCAGCGTCGGCGCGCTCGACGTCGGCTTCGCACCCGGCGACAGCGGTCTCACCGCCGCGCAGATGATCACCGTCGGCACGCTCGACGTGCTGTTCTCGCTGGGCGCCGACGAGATCATGGTGCCGGACGATGTTTTCGTGGTCTATATCGGCACCCATGGCGACCGCGGCGCGCATCGCGCCGACGTCATCCTGCCGGGCGCCGCCTATACGGAGAAGTCCGGCCTTTACGTCAACACCGAGGGCAGGGTGCAGATCGCCGAACGCGCCGCGTTCCCACCCGGCGAGGCCCGCGAGGATTGGGCGATCCTGCGCGCGCTGTCGGAGGCGATCGGTCACAAATTGCCTTATGATTCGCAGAGCGCTTTGCGCAAGGCGCTGTTCGGCGCGGTGCCGCATCTGATGCGGGTCGATCAGATCGAGGCCGGCGACGCCGGCGGCATTCGCGCACTCGCGGCGCGCGGCGGCAAGGTCGAGAAATCGCCGTTCAGGCCGGCGATCGACGATTATTACATGACCAACCCGATCGCGCGGGCCTCGGCGGTGATGGCGGAATGTTCGCGCCTGGCCTCCGGGCAGATGCTGACAGCGGCGGAGTGA
- a CDS encoding biotin--[acetyl-CoA-carboxylase] ligase, with protein sequence MVFSLGPKSRAAGTGVKVFAETGSTNIDAMDHARAGGAAPCWFVTTIQTAGRGRRNRPWVAPRGNLASSVFEILNVTPPVAATLGFAAGIAVEMALRQVSVEAAMRAPDSAANDYRLKWPNDILAGGAKLVGMNLEAEARPDGQLAVVVGIGINVVAAPEGTPYRATSLNALGVGASAEDVFAALSDSWHEMRGIWNNGRGFPQIRTMWLERAAGLGQAVSISHGTSVVSGIFDTIDDTGCMIVTTADRKRIPIAAGDVYFGDAASAKATN encoded by the coding sequence GTGGTGTTCTCGCTGGGTCCGAAATCGCGGGCGGCGGGCACCGGCGTCAAGGTGTTTGCCGAGACCGGCTCGACCAATATCGACGCGATGGATCATGCCCGCGCCGGCGGCGCGGCGCCCTGCTGGTTCGTCACCACGATCCAGACGGCCGGCCGCGGCCGCCGCAACCGCCCATGGGTCGCGCCGCGCGGCAATCTTGCCAGTTCGGTGTTCGAAATCCTCAACGTGACGCCGCCAGTGGCGGCGACGCTTGGCTTTGCCGCCGGTATCGCGGTGGAGATGGCGCTGCGCCAGGTCAGCGTCGAGGCCGCCATGCGGGCCCCGGATTCGGCTGCGAATGATTATCGGCTGAAATGGCCCAACGACATTCTGGCCGGCGGCGCCAAGCTCGTCGGCATGAATCTGGAGGCCGAGGCACGCCCCGACGGTCAATTGGCGGTCGTCGTCGGTATCGGGATCAATGTGGTGGCGGCGCCCGAAGGCACGCCCTATCGGGCGACCAGTCTCAACGCCCTCGGCGTCGGCGCCAGCGCCGAAGACGTGTTTGCAGCGCTGTCGGATTCGTGGCACGAGATGCGTGGAATTTGGAATAACGGTCGCGGCTTCCCGCAGATCCGCACCATGTGGCTGGAACGCGCTGCCGGGCTCGGGCAGGCGGTCTCGATCAGCCACGGCACTTCCGTTGTTTCGGGAATATTCGACACCATCGATGATACCGGCTGTATGATCGTGACGACTGCGGACCGCAAACGAATCCCGATTGCGGCCGGGGATGTTTATTTCGGCGACGCCGCGTCGGCAAAGGCAACAAATTGA
- a CDS encoding NADH-quinone oxidoreductase subunit J: MTMPALFFYLYACTAIASAVMVIVARNPVHSVLFLILVFVNAAGLFMLMGAEFLAMILIVVYVGAVAVLFLFVIMMLDVDFSRLREGFLEYLPFGLLIGVIFLAELLLLAGGWVISPTITQAITSPIPANVGNTEALGLVLYTRYIHYFQISGLILLVAMIGAIVLTIQHKKKVKRQNIGAQNARTKDAAMDVRKVASGQGLKDADAAEWVQ; this comes from the coding sequence ATGACCATGCCCGCGCTGTTCTTTTATCTCTATGCCTGCACCGCGATCGCCTCCGCGGTGATGGTGATCGTCGCGCGCAATCCCGTGCATTCGGTGCTGTTCCTGATCCTGGTGTTCGTCAACGCCGCCGGGCTGTTCATGCTGATGGGCGCCGAATTCCTGGCGATGATCCTGATCGTGGTCTATGTCGGCGCGGTCGCGGTGCTGTTCTTGTTCGTGATCATGATGCTGGATGTCGATTTCAGCCGCTTGCGCGAAGGATTTCTGGAATATCTGCCGTTCGGCCTGTTGATCGGCGTGATCTTCCTCGCCGAATTGCTGCTGCTGGCGGGCGGCTGGGTCATCAGTCCGACCATCACCCAGGCGATCACCTCGCCGATCCCGGCCAATGTCGGCAATACCGAGGCGCTCGGGCTGGTGCTCTACACCCGCTACATTCACTACTTCCAGATTTCGGGCCTGATCCTGCTGGTGGCGATGATCGGCGCGATCGTGCTGACGATCCAGCACAAGAAGAAGGTGAAGCGGCAGAACATCGGCGCGCAGAACGCGCGGACCAAGGACGCGGCGATGGATGTGCGCAAGGTGGCGTCGGGGCAGGGGCTCAAGGACGCGGACGCGGCGGAGTGGGTGCAATGA
- the nuoH gene encoding NADH-quinone oxidoreductase subunit NuoH: MAEFWTTYLWPLIIVVGQSLLLIVVLLVCIAYILLADRKIWAAVQIRRGPNVVGPFGLLQSFADLLKFVFKEPTVPSGANKGVFLLAPLVTCVLALSAWAVIPVSAGWVIADINVGVLYILAVSSLSVYGIIMAGWSSNSKYPFLAALRSAAQMVSYEVSIGLVIICVLLCVGSLNLTAIVEAQNTKLGLLGWYWLPLFPVFVIFYVSALAETNRPPFDLVEAESELVAGFMVEYSSTPYLLFMLGEYVAITTMCAMGAILFLGGWLSPIPFAPFTWVPGIIWFVLKLFFMFFMFAMAKAIVPRYRYDQLMRLGWKVFLPLSLVMVVIVAAVLQFAGLAPK; the protein is encoded by the coding sequence ATGGCTGAATTCTGGACAACCTATCTGTGGCCGTTGATCATCGTGGTGGGGCAGAGCCTGCTGCTGATCGTGGTGCTGCTGGTCTGCATCGCCTATATCCTGCTGGCCGATCGCAAGATCTGGGCGGCGGTGCAGATCCGGCGCGGGCCCAATGTGGTCGGGCCCTTTGGGTTGCTGCAATCCTTCGCCGACCTGTTGAAATTCGTGTTCAAGGAGCCGACCGTTCCGTCGGGCGCCAACAAGGGCGTGTTCCTTCTGGCGCCGCTGGTGACCTGCGTGCTGGCGCTGTCGGCCTGGGCGGTGATCCCGGTCTCGGCCGGATGGGTGATCGCCGATATCAATGTCGGCGTGCTGTATATTCTCGCGGTGTCGTCGCTGTCGGTCTACGGCATCATCATGGCCGGCTGGTCGTCGAATTCGAAATATCCGTTCCTGGCGGCGCTGCGCTCCGCCGCGCAGATGGTATCCTACGAAGTCTCGATCGGCCTGGTGATCATCTGCGTGCTGCTCTGCGTCGGCTCGCTCAACCTCACCGCGATCGTCGAAGCGCAGAACACCAAGCTGGGCCTGCTCGGCTGGTATTGGCTGCCGCTGTTTCCGGTGTTCGTGATCTTCTACGTCTCGGCGCTGGCCGAGACCAACCGTCCGCCATTCGATCTGGTCGAGGCCGAGTCCGAGCTGGTCGCGGGCTTCATGGTGGAATATTCCTCGACGCCCTATCTGCTGTTCATGCTCGGCGAATACGTCGCCATCACCACGATGTGCGCGATGGGCGCGATCCTGTTCCTCGGCGGCTGGTTGTCGCCGATTCCCTTCGCCCCGTTTACCTGGGTGCCGGGCATCATCTGGTTCGTGCTGAAACTGTTCTTCATGTTCTTCATGTTTGCGATGGCGAAGGCGATCGTACCGCGCTACCGCTACGACCAATTGATGCGACTCGGCTGGAAGGTGTTCCTGCCGCTGTCGCTGGTGATGGTGGTGATCGTCGCCGCCGTGCTTCAATTTGCGGGGCTGGCACCGAAATGA
- the nuoL gene encoding NADH-quinone oxidoreductase subunit L: MIQAIVFLPLVGALIAAVIALVGAHARHPSGDTLDHGDGHGHAAHDDHAHAAHADDDHGHDHPVEPAAAGSRVTEIITTALLLISAGLSWVALVDVGFMHHDVRIALFPWINSGDLQVAWSLRVDTLTAVMLVVVTSVSSLVHLYSIGYMNDDPNRPRFFGYLSLFTFAMLMLVTADNLVQMFFGWEGVGLASYLLIGFWYQKPSANAAAIKAFVVNRVGDFGFALGIFAIYMLIGSTDFETIFAGAPGLVGKTIPLFGWHADALTLTCLLLFMGAMGKSAQFLLHTWLPDAMEGPTPVSALIHAATMVTAGVFMVARLSPLFELAPDAQTFVMFIGGTTAFFAATIGLVQNDIKRIIAYSTCSQLGYMFVAMGAGAYSVGIFHLFTHAFFKALLFLGSGSVIHAMHHEQDIRRMGGLKDKIPFTYIAMVIGTLALTGFPLTAGYFSKDAIIESAYASHNPMAFYGFVMTVVAAGLTSFYSWRLIFKTFHGEPHDQAHHQAAHESPLPMLIPLFVLAVGALAAGFPFKELFAGHGIEEFFRDSLKMNPEIIDAMHHIPESVAFLPTVMMVIGFLVAWMFYIRRPYLPVELANQHQLLYKFLLNKWYFDELYDLIFVRPTKWLGRFLWKKGDGLIIDGLGPDGISARVLDVTRGVVRLQTGYLYHYAFAMLIGVAGLITWFMLGVGGQ; encoded by the coding sequence ATGATCCAGGCCATTGTTTTCCTGCCGCTGGTCGGCGCGCTGATTGCTGCCGTCATCGCGCTGGTCGGCGCCCATGCGCGCCATCCCAGCGGCGACACCCTCGATCATGGCGATGGCCACGGCCACGCCGCGCATGACGATCATGCCCATGCCGCTCATGCCGACGACGATCACGGCCACGATCATCCGGTCGAGCCAGCGGCCGCCGGCTCGCGGGTCACCGAAATCATCACCACGGCGCTGCTGCTGATCTCCGCCGGCCTGTCATGGGTGGCGCTGGTCGATGTCGGCTTCATGCATCACGACGTGCGGATCGCGCTGTTTCCCTGGATCAATTCCGGGGATCTGCAAGTGGCGTGGTCGCTGCGCGTCGATACGTTGACCGCGGTGATGCTGGTGGTGGTGACCTCGGTGTCGTCGCTGGTTCACCTGTATTCGATCGGCTACATGAATGACGACCCGAACCGGCCGCGGTTCTTCGGCTATCTGTCGCTGTTCACCTTCGCGATGCTGATGCTGGTGACCGCCGACAATCTGGTGCAGATGTTCTTCGGCTGGGAAGGCGTCGGTCTCGCCAGCTATCTGCTGATCGGGTTCTGGTACCAGAAGCCCTCGGCCAATGCCGCGGCGATCAAGGCCTTTGTGGTCAACCGGGTCGGCGATTTCGGCTTCGCGCTCGGCATTTTCGCGATCTACATGCTGATCGGCTCGACCGATTTCGAAACCATCTTCGCCGGCGCGCCCGGCCTGGTCGGCAAGACCATTCCGCTGTTCGGCTGGCACGCCGATGCCCTGACCTTGACCTGCCTGCTGCTGTTCATGGGCGCGATGGGCAAGTCGGCCCAGTTCCTGCTGCACACCTGGCTGCCGGACGCGATGGAAGGCCCGACCCCGGTCTCCGCGCTGATCCACGCCGCCACGATGGTCACCGCTGGTGTATTCATGGTGGCGCGGCTGTCGCCGCTGTTCGAGTTGGCGCCCGACGCGCAGACCTTCGTGATGTTCATCGGCGGCACCACGGCGTTCTTCGCCGCGACCATCGGCCTGGTGCAGAACGACATCAAGCGGATCATCGCCTATTCGACCTGTTCGCAGCTCGGCTACATGTTCGTCGCGATGGGGGCGGGGGCCTATTCGGTCGGCATCTTCCATCTGTTCACCCACGCCTTCTTCAAGGCGCTGCTGTTCCTGGGCTCGGGCTCGGTGATCCACGCGATGCATCACGAGCAGGACATCCGCCGCATGGGCGGGCTGAAGGACAAGATCCCGTTCACCTATATCGCGATGGTGATCGGCACCCTGGCGCTGACCGGCTTTCCGCTCACCGCCGGCTATTTCTCCAAGGACGCGATCATCGAATCCGCCTATGCCTCGCATAACCCAATGGCGTTCTACGGCTTCGTCATGACGGTGGTCGCCGCCGGCCTGACCTCGTTCTATTCCTGGCGGCTGATCTTCAAGACCTTCCACGGCGAGCCGCATGATCAGGCGCATCATCAGGCCGCTCATGAAAGTCCGTTGCCGATGCTGATCCCGCTGTTCGTGCTGGCGGTCGGCGCGCTGGCGGCGGGTTTCCCGTTCAAGGAATTGTTCGCCGGGCACGGCATTGAGGAGTTCTTCCGCGACTCGCTGAAGATGAACCCGGAGATTATCGACGCGATGCACCACATTCCGGAAAGCGTCGCGTTCCTGCCGACGGTGATGATGGTGATCGGCTTCCTGGTGGCGTGGATGTTCTATATTCGAAGGCCGTATCTGCCGGTCGAACTCGCCAATCAGCATCAGCTGCTGTACAAATTCCTGCTCAACAAATGGTATTTCGACGAGCTGTATGACCTGATCTTCGTGCGCCCGACCAAATGGCTCGGCCGCTTCCTGTGGAAGAAGGGCGATGGCCTGATCATCGACGGGCTCGGCCCGGACGGGATTTCGGCGCGGGTGCTGGATGTCACCCGTGGCGTGGTCAGGCTGCAGACCGGCTATCTCTACCATTATGCTTTCGCGATGCTGATCGGCGTGGCCGGTCTGATTACGTGGTTCATGCTCGGCGTGGGAGGCCAGTGA
- the nuoI gene encoding NADH-quinone oxidoreductase subunit NuoI: MSVNASARSLLLTEFVSAFFLAMRYFFKPKPTLNYPFEKGPISPRFRGEHALRRYPNGEERCIACKLCEAICPAQAITIEAGPRRNDGTRRTVRYDIDMVKCIYCGLCQEACPVDAIVEGPNFEFATETREELYYDKAKLLANGDRWEREIAKSIELDAPYR, encoded by the coding sequence ATGAGCGTCAACGCATCCGCCCGTTCGCTACTGCTGACCGAATTCGTATCGGCGTTCTTTCTCGCCATGCGTTATTTCTTCAAGCCGAAGCCGACGTTGAACTATCCCTTCGAAAAGGGGCCGATCTCACCGCGCTTTCGCGGCGAGCACGCGCTGCGTCGTTATCCGAACGGCGAGGAACGCTGCATCGCCTGCAAATTGTGCGAGGCGATCTGCCCGGCGCAGGCGATCACCATCGAGGCCGGACCGCGCCGCAATGACGGCACCCGCCGCACCGTGCGCTATGACATCGACATGGTGAAATGCATCTATTGCGGGCTGTGCCAGGAAGCGTGCCCGGTCGACGCCATTGTCGAGGGGCCGAATTTCGAATTCGCCACCGAGACCCGTGAGGAGCTGTATTACGACAAGGCGAAACTTCTCGCCAACGGCGACCGCTGGGAACGCGAGATCGCCAAGAGCATCGAACTCGATGCGCCATACCGGTGA